The genomic region GAATATAGCCAATCAGACAGCTAAACAAATAGTTAATTTTGCTATAACAAACGACGCTACAACAATAGTTATAGAGAATCTTCGTAATTGGAAACCAAAGGGAGGTAAACGTAAATCTAGTCTCAAACAAAGATTTCATGGTTGGGTCAAATCTGCTATTGCCGATAGGTTAGAGCAGCTAGGACAAGAGCATGGCATCAAGATAGTATCTGTCTACGCACGAGGCACATCGAGTACTGCCTACGACGGAACGGGTAAAGTCAAACGAGATAAAGATAATTATGCACTTGGATCGTTCTCGACGAACAAAAAATACGCCATCGATCTAAGTGCTTCGTACAATATTGCAGCGCGTTATATCGCATATAAGCTTAAACTTGCCAGTAAAAACGGCAAGTTACTTGTCAGCCAAAGTGCGGAATGCACCGCGCCACACGCTCTTGAGGTTGCCTCAAGAGACTGGCGCGGTTCTGACAGTAAACCTAGAAGTTGGGTAAGTTTGTCATCGTTGTGGGGTAATACCAACAATGGTGATGAACCAGATACCACGACTACAGCACGTAGTGCTTAGTCGCTGGAGGCTTCATTTGCTATAAATGTATGAGCGCGCAAGCTCCCGCCCGTCATTCGTCTACTGTGAACTATGACTGTTGATTCTACTACCTCCCTTTCTCTGAGAGATTATCAACTAGATATTGTCCAGCAAATATTCGCTCGTTGGTTCAATGGACAAAGCTCAGTTGCAGTACAGCTTCCGACGGGGGCAGGTAAAACGATTATCTTTACAGCAGTAGCCAACGAATTTATAGCGATGGGCGAACCAGTGTTAGTTATTGCCCATCGCACCGAACTAATAACTCAGGCTGCATCCAAGTTAGAAATAGTTACAGGTAAAGAAGTAGGAATAATTAAATCGGGAATCAAACCCAACAAAGACTCACCGATTCAAGTTGCCAGCATTCAAACTTTAATCCGTCGTAATCCCCCACCAGCTTCCTTAGTTATCTTTGACGAAGCTCATCACTGCCATAGTAAAAGCTATGCCACCGTCATGAGGCACTACAGAGAACGGGGTGCTTATATCTTAGGCTGCACCGCTACCCCAGCTAGAACTGATGGTAGGGGTTTGCGCTATCTCTACAGCGGAACGCCTGGATTTGATGTTTTGATTAAAGGTTCATCGGTACGAGAATTGATCGAACAAAAATATCTGGCTCCCTTCAAAATCTATTCTCCAGATTCGATTATCGATGCCGAGGGAGCCAAAATCAGAACTACAGGAGGAGACTACAATCAAAAGCAACTAGCCGATTTAGTCGAGAAGACCCTAATTATTGGCGATGCCGTCGATACTTGGAAGCAACACGCCTATCTTAAAAGAACGGTCTTATTTGCCGTCAGCGTTAAGCATTCAAAAGAACTAGCACAAGGTTTTAGAGATGCGGGTATTTCCGCCATGCACCTAGACGGTAAAACCCCCAAACAAGAAAGAATTGCTCTAATTAAAGCTTTTGAACAAGGACATATTTTGGTTTTATGCCAACATTCCATTGTCACCGAAGGAGTAGATATACCAGGGATTGAAGCCATACAGCTAGTTCGTCCTACCAAAAGCCTAATCGTGTGGTTTCAAGCTATTGGTAGAGCCTTAAGACCCGCACCGAATAAAGAAACCGCAATAATCATCGATCATACTGATACCCATCTTAATCTGCCCTGGCCCGATGATGAGATACCCTGGAGTCTCGACCCTACCTGTCTCAAGAACGGTAAATGGGCTATTGATTGCCCAGAATGCCATCACGTTTTTAGACCAACGATAAGCGAACGAGATCGATCTCTTGCCACCTGTCCCAACTGTAACGTCAAGTTCACCTTTAAAACTGAAAGCAGTGGCAAAAAGCTTAAAAGGCTGAAAGTTGTAGAAATCGTCCCAGCTAACTTTGCCGAATTCGATACCGACTATGATGAAGAGAATTTAGAGATAGTACAGGCGTTAATCGACTATCAACAGGAACAGGGTTATCAAAAAGGTTGGGTTTATTATCAACTCAAGGAATTACCCGAACTTGAATTGAGTTTGGGAGACTGGCGAGAAATAGCCCGTAGATTGGGCTACAAAGCTGGTTGGGGTTGGTATAAGTGGAAAGAAATGCAAACTGAGATGGATGATGAGGCTGCTTAACCCAATACGAGCGTCGTCATTTGTATGACATTTTGTAATGCAATGTTGTATAGCTAATTTGACATTGTACTATTTTTTGTACTTAATAAGACAATAGCACCCCGATTACTTACATTATTAATTACAAAATGTAAAATACTGTAAGCAACTCAAAGTATAATGTTATGCAAAATACTATGAATAGTTAGTGATGAGCTTAAATAATTTTGTATTTACCTAAAAAACCCAAGAATTTTACCGAAACTTAAATACAAAATGTCTAACGTCGTTACCTTAATGTATATATATGTATGTATTGTCGTTATAGTTACTAATAATTATTTGACTAACCACTGCGCTACCAACAAAACTAAATTAATATATAAGTAGGTTTGTCTAACAATATGCAAGACAAAGCATAATAATTAATTTTATTGTAAAACATGGCAAAAAACTCAAGCAGCGAAAGCATTACAATCCGATGCCCATCTCAGATAGTAGATAGCATCGAACAGCAAGTAAAGCAAACCAAGCAGAATAAGACTGATGTTATAGTTGGGATGTTATCTAACTCTATACCCAGCTTACATATCACGGAAAGAGCAAAGCTACCGCCAAAACCTGGAATATATTTCGTTTACACCCCAGACCATAAAATACTGTATGTAGGTAAAGCCGATAATCTACGAACCAGATGGAATAGTCATCATCGATATCAGTATTTTATCGAGACATCTATAGAGAGTAGAATTGGTTATTTTGTTTTAGATTCTGTTGATAATCTTAATAAGATTGTTGAAGAATTTCAAGCAGAACCGATGGCAACTATTAGCAGTAAAGCCTTAGTTACTGCCGATGAATTAGAGCAAGTCAAACAAGAACTGGCTATTCTCAAACAACAGTTTAAAACCACTTTTTCGGCATTAGCCGAACTAGGACTTTCTGATATAGCTCAAAGGTTAGAAGCATCCTTACCCCCTCGTGGCAGACAAGATTGGACATACGATCAAGAGGATAAGAGAGAAGGTCTGACCCGTAGCGAACTAATTAAGCGAGTCGGTTTTGGCTCGACCAAAGAGTTTGAGAACGCACTTAATATACATTCAGTAGAAGATACCGCCTATTTAGAAGAGTTAAGCGGATGGTCGCTGCGTCCTATTGAGGAAGGAAGTTCGAGAACCAGATTCTTTCCTCGCCAATAATCTTGAAAAATTAAGCAAGACGAATTTAATGGGTTTGAAGCAGAAGCGACCCTTTAATACCGCCTAGTTAACTGCTTACTTGATTTTTACAGTAAATGGGGTTACAACGAAGCGGATAATCACTTAAGTAGTTAGCCAAATAACTGCTTACTTAGTTAACCGCTTAAGCAGCTAATCACTTAACCATGATCCTAACTGTAGCCTCGTTTAAAGGTGGGGTAGGCAAAAGTACTACTTCCATTCACCTAGCCTCTTACTTCTCCCAGGAAGGAAAGAATAATGTACTGTTACTCGATGGAGATGCTAACCGTAGTGTTTCTAATTGGGCAGAGAGGGGAAACTTACCATTCAAAGTAGCAGATGAAAGACACGCTGCTAAATATTCTAAGGATGCGGATCACATCATAATTGATACTGCTGCTCGTCCTAATGAAGAAGATCTAAAGACTTTAGCTGAAGGCTGCGATCTGCTGATACTTCCTTGTGTACCTGATGTACTTAGTCTAGAAGCAATGATGCTGACAGTAGAGACATTGAAAAAGCTAAACAGCGATAGCTACAAAGTTCTACTAACTATAGTGCCACCAAAACCAAACCGTGATGGAGATGAGGCTCGTAAGTCATTATTAAAAGCTGAGTTACCTTTGTTTAATTCGTCAATCAGAAGATTTCAAGCATATAAAAAAGCAGCATTGTTAGGTGTCCCAGTCGATCGCCTTTGAGTAGCAAGTGTACAGGAACTTACTCTAAGGCTGTAATCCAGTCACAGTAATGGTTTTAGAAGGTGTTGTTTGTAAAGTTTTGTATCGATCAAACTGGTGCAGTTTAACTAAGGTCTATTTGGTACAGAAAATTTGAACGAGGTTTCAGGGGTTTGAGGAGCCTAAATTTCAGTAGGTTTAATTGGTACAGTTCTTAGCGGGGTTTTCTGCACGGTTGCTACTTACACGCCTCGATCGAGTCAACGACAGTAAATCGAAGATTGCTTGGAAGGATTATCAAGATGTAGGTAAAGAAATAGAGGAATTATTGTAATGTTTGATGATGTTTTGAAAGGGGCTAAAGCCAGTAAAAAGAACCAATCTGAAGAACTAAGACCGCAATCTTCTCCATCAAAAATTGACCCTCCTCAAGAAAGAAAACCCAGAGCATCCCAAGGCAAAAGAACCAATCCAGATTTTAAACAGGTTGGGGCTTACGTCAGAAAGGATACGTATCTACAAATCCAAAGACTATTACTAGAACAGCCTGACAAGGATTTCTCCGATCTAGTACAGGAACTCTTAAGCACTTACTTAGATAACCACTTAACTGGTTAACTGCTTAAGCGATCAATAGTTTTATCTTCATGGATTAAGACGTTCTGAAACTGCTCGTTTGCGATGACCTAATTATGTATAGCTTATCAAATTATGTAACGTTTTGTAACGATATTTCGCCTATTTTAGTCATACAATACTTACGGAACATTAGCCGTTTTTCACAAGGGCTGTATAACTTTATTACGTCAGTTTGACATAAATTAACTATAAAAAAACTAGTCTAAATTAAATAATTTACGGTCAGCTTCCCTTTCTAGAAAGCGATCGAGTTCTGCCAAAACTCGCTTATTAAATTCTGGATCGTTCTTAGTTTTTCCGATAATCATCGCACCAATCAAAATTTTTCTCCGAGTATCGTCTTTTCTTTTTTGAAGAGTACTTTTTGCTAATTCTTGTTCTAGCTTATTAATCTGCTGCTGCTTTTTACTAATTTTTTTCATAGTAATAAATCATAGTAATAAATCTTTTACATACTGTTAATACATTCTAGGTTGCTAGAAAAATCTAAAATCTAGTTAGCGAAATCTACTTGGCTACATTATAATAGTCGATGGCAGAAAAATAGACGAGAGTCAGCTTGAGCCAAAGGCTAAAGCGCACACTATGCAATCTTACGATTGCCGTGTGCTTATTATAGCCGAAAGTTAAAAGCAGTTTTGGCGCATTGGCAATTTACCATTTTGATGTATCTATAACTCAAAGAAGCAAAGGACAGTCGGCAGTAGCCAAAGCTGCCTACAATTCGCGCAGCAAACTAATTGACGAACGTACCGACACACTTTACAACTACTCTCGCAAACAAGATTTAGAGTTCTCTGAGATTCTGCTACCAACAAATGCACCCAAATGGGCAGCAGATAGACAAAATCTATGGAGTCAAGCAGAGCTTGCAGAGAATAGAAAAAACAGCCAGCCAGCCAAACAGATAATAGTAGCCTTACCTCAAGAATTAACTAGTACCCAGAATCAACAATTAGTACGAGATTTTGTATTAGAAGAATTGGTAGATCTGGGCATGGCTGCTGATGTGAATATTCACCAAAGCCATACCGCCATTCCTAATCCTCACGCTCATATACTTTTAACTGCCAGAGGATTCGAGGGTGAAGAATTTGCCAAGAAAAAAAATCGAGACTGGTTCAACCGCGATCACCTTAAAAGATTACGGGCAAAATGGGCAGACCATGTAAATAAAAACCTCACCATACATGGATCTCAAGAGAGGGTAGATCATCGTTCTTGGAAAGATAAAGGAATCGAGCGCATTCCTCAAATTCACCTGGGACCTGCTGCCTCGGCAATGGCAAGAAAAGGAATTGTTACCCAGAAGCTGAAGACCTACAACGCGATCGCTGCAACCAATGCCAAGCTCGGTCAAATTGCCAAGGAGAAAGAGAAGCTGGCAGCAGAGCAAGCAGAAGCCGACCGCCAGCGACAAATTCGTCAACGCCAGGAACAGGAAAAAGCACAAAAACAGCTCGAAGCCTTACATAGAGAACAAAAGCGTCAGCGCGATCGCCAAGCCAAAATGGAGGCAGAAATCGAGCAAGCCAGACAAATAGAATTAGCCTCTATCCAGCAGAGAGAAAGAAGTCTAGCCATCGCTCCTATCCTAAGAGACTATCTTAATGCGGTGAGACGAGCTGAAGTGGAAACCAAAAGCTATCGCGCCTCTTGGCGAAAAGAAGAGCGAACCCTCTATTTATATAGGAAAGAGGAATCAGAGCCGATACTAAAGGCTAAATACCAAAACCAAAAATTTGAACCCCTCGAACCTGCTTCCACCCCAGAAAACCAACCCCGACTCACCAATGCTGATGTCGAGCGTTGGCAGCAGTTTGCCGTCCAATTACGCCTGGCGAGCGAGCAAAGGGAACGCCAGGAGCGGTCGCAGAAAAATCAAA from Chondrocystis sp. NIES-4102 harbors:
- a CDS encoding chromosome partitioning protein, ParA family; this translates as MILTVASFKGGVGKSTTSIHLASYFSQEGKNNVLLLDGDANRSVSNWAERGNLPFKVADERHAAKYSKDADHIIIDTAARPNEEDLKTLAEGCDLLILPCVPDVLSLEAMMLTVETLKKLNSDSYKVLLTIVPPKPNRDGDEARKSLLKAELPLFNSSIRRFQAYKKAALLGVPVDRL
- a CDS encoding putative helicase, with amino-acid sequence MTVDSTTSLSLRDYQLDIVQQIFARWFNGQSSVAVQLPTGAGKTIIFTAVANEFIAMGEPVLVIAHRTELITQAASKLEIVTGKEVGIIKSGIKPNKDSPIQVASIQTLIRRNPPPASLVIFDEAHHCHSKSYATVMRHYRERGAYILGCTATPARTDGRGLRYLYSGTPGFDVLIKGSSVRELIEQKYLAPFKIYSPDSIIDAEGAKIRTTGGDYNQKQLADLVEKTLIIGDAVDTWKQHAYLKRTVLFAVSVKHSKELAQGFRDAGISAMHLDGKTPKQERIALIKAFEQGHILVLCQHSIVTEGVDIPGIEAIQLVRPTKSLIVWFQAIGRALRPAPNKETAIIIDHTDTHLNLPWPDDEIPWSLDPTCLKNGKWAIDCPECHHVFRPTISERDRSLATCPNCNVKFTFKTESSGKKLKRLKVVEIVPANFAEFDTDYDEENLEIVQALIDYQQEQGYQKGWVYYQLKELPELELSLGDWREIARRLGYKAGWGWYKWKEMQTEMDDEAA